A single genomic interval of Caballeronia sp. NK8 harbors:
- a CDS encoding fructose bisphosphate aldolase, with product MANEKMLTQMAEKDGFIAALDQSGGSTPGALRQYGIADDAYSGDAEMFKLMHEMRVRIMTAPSFTGKKVIGAILFERTMDGEAEGKPVPTFLWEDRGVVPFLKVDKGLEAEADGVQVMKPIPGLDDLLARAVKLGVFGTKMRSVIHHADEKGIAAVAKQQFEVGAQIIKHGLVPILEPEVSIKSPDKKGAEKILRDELLKGLDALPESSKVMIKLTIPDEADFYRPLIEHPRVVRVVALSGGYTRTDACKKLEQNHGMIASFSRALINELKKSMSDSEFDKTLEVSIDEIYNASVKKA from the coding sequence GTGGCTAACGAAAAGATGCTCACGCAAATGGCTGAGAAGGATGGTTTCATCGCCGCGCTGGATCAAAGCGGCGGTTCGACACCCGGAGCGCTGCGGCAATACGGCATTGCGGACGATGCCTACAGCGGCGACGCGGAAATGTTCAAGCTGATGCACGAGATGCGCGTACGCATCATGACCGCGCCTTCGTTCACCGGCAAGAAGGTGATCGGCGCAATTCTGTTCGAGCGCACGATGGACGGTGAAGCGGAAGGCAAGCCCGTTCCCACGTTTCTGTGGGAAGACCGCGGCGTCGTGCCGTTCCTGAAGGTCGACAAGGGCCTCGAAGCCGAAGCCGACGGCGTGCAGGTCATGAAGCCGATTCCCGGCCTCGACGATCTGCTCGCGCGGGCCGTGAAGCTCGGCGTGTTCGGCACGAAGATGCGCTCGGTGATCCATCACGCGGACGAGAAGGGCATCGCCGCAGTGGCGAAGCAGCAATTCGAAGTGGGCGCGCAGATCATCAAGCATGGTCTCGTGCCGATTCTCGAACCCGAAGTCTCGATCAAGAGCCCGGACAAGAAGGGCGCGGAAAAGATCCTGCGCGACGAACTGCTCAAGGGCCTCGACGCGCTGCCGGAATCGAGCAAGGTGATGATCAAGCTGACCATCCCCGATGAAGCGGATTTCTATCGCCCGCTGATCGAGCATCCGCGTGTCGTGCGTGTCGTCGCGCTGTCGGGCGGCTATACGCGCACCGACGCATGCAAGAAGCTCGAACAGAACCACGGCATGATCGCGAGCTTCTCGCGCGCGCTCATCAACGAGCTGAAGAAGTCGATGAGCGACAGCGAGTTCGACAAGACGCTCGAAGTGTCGATCGACGAGATCTACAACGCGTCCGTGAAGAAAGCCTGA